ACGCTTCACAGCCGGTGCCATATATCCGGGGACCTTGAACGTAAACGTCTTCCCTTCATATCGATCAGCAGAAGATGTAAAGGGAGCCTCCAGATTAGCAACGGCAATATCTGCATTTTTGACAAGTCCTGCCGTCCCAGAAAATGGATAGTCGACCGTTTGTTCGCCGACAATATCCACAATCCAGGAACCCATCATCAAGTCACCTACTGCAACGATCGATATTTCCTGCGATGTTTCAAAAAATGAATCAAAATAAAAAATATCCGGAAATTCATAATTATGACCAAAGCGGTTCGGTTGTGCAAAGATTATCGTGCCGATGCATAAAAGCACAACAAGAAGCAGACAACTTGATTTATTTTTTCTCGTCTTTTTCTTCATCTACCAGGGTAGCATCTTCAATATCCGAAGCGTCGGAATCATCTTCAACATCTCCGGATTGTGTTTGGGTGGTTTTCTTTTGGTCTTCACGGGCTTGTTTTTCTTTTTGTCGTTCTTCGGCCCGTTTTTCACGTTCCAGTTCTTTTTCGCGTTTTATTTCCGCGATTTCCGCCTGTTTGTTGGCGATATCATTCTGACATTCTTTGATTTTGCCAATCACATCCTGGATATGTTCGTTCTCATTCACATCCTGTTTTTCAGAAACCGCTTCGAAGGTGGCTTTGCCGAGATCTGCATAGTATTTATCCAGTTGCCGGTTCAGCCCGGCCACATCCACTTTGATTTTGCCGATTTTTCCGTATTCTTCGGTTTTATCAATTACACTTTCAAAACCGTCGCGTATTTCATTTAAAAAAGAGCTCATCATTCATCCTCACTGTTTTGTATGTCCTAAAAAGCACAATTTTCTTACACTTTCAATACTTCCGGATTTCAAAACCACAAAATAAACTCCGGAAGCAACCGGTTTGTTCGCATCATTGGTGCCATCCCAGTAGCGCGAATAAAGTCCGGTCGGTAAGTCCCGTTCGTACAAGGTCCGCACCTTTTGCCCGAGGGCATTATAAATATTGATCGTTGTTTTCTGCTCTTCCACGGCCGTTAACTGAAATTCAATTTGAGCCTGATTCATAAAAGGATTGGGAAACGCAGACAAGTATTTTTCTTCAGCAATGGATTCCTGTTTCGGCGTACCCTGCACAGCCTGAAGCGCGTCCAGTTTGCCCCATCCCCAGTTGTTGTCCGGGATAGCGCCGACATGTTCATCCACCAGTGCGGAACGGGTCATGATGGAGCGTACCTGTGTCGCCGTGGCGTCCGGGTATCTTTGCAAAATCAGAGCCGCGGCGCCTGTGACATGCGGCGCTGCCATACTGGTGCCGCCGGATATACCATGAATTCCGTCCTGCGCCACCCATGCATTGGGCAGATCATCACTGCCGGAATAGAAAATACTTTGCGGTTCGTCGGCCGGCGCGAATTCCGACATGCTACTTGCAATCACCTGACCCGGCGCCACAATTTCCGGCTTGATGCGGTCATCGCGAGTCGGGCCGCCGCTTGAATAGGCGGCCAGCTGACCGATTTCATACTGATCATTCACATCCCAGGTCAAACTGTGACCGTCCAAATCTTCCCATCGACGCTTTGAAATAAAAGACCCCACAGTGATCGCATCTTTTGCTGTTCCCGGCACGGAAATCTGCATTGAATAATCAAGTGTGTCTTTAAACTCCGCGTTCATCGTGCTGTATGATAACCAGATGTCCACATCTCCGGCATTGCCGGTAAATACAATTTCCCACTCGCCTGCTGCCGGGGGAGTATCCGCATTCTCGTCCGATATTTGAATATAAATCTCCCGGTCGCCGTTTAACAAATTGGTGCCCGGTTCATAACTTCCGTCCCCGGTATCGTAAAAACCGTTCCACACATAGAGATACCCGTCTTCTGATTCTGCATCATAAACTTGTCCGGGAAGAACCGGGCCGATTCCATAGCCGTTCGGTGTGTAGACTTTGACGCCGATCTTGTCCTTGTCCTCATACCATCCGCTGAAAATCACATAATCATTCTGACTCCCTGCTTCCGGGGTATATTCCGGCACATTGAACTGGGTATTTTTATCATCCTGCCAGTCGGCCCACGCTACATTTTCGTGAATAGATTGATCGCCTTCGTTTCCACTGGACACCACGATGACTTTGCCATTGACCTCTTTGCCCACCGTCTCATCAATAACCTGTTCAACCGGTGAGGTGGCGTCATGAGCGCCACTGTGACCACCAAGACTGAGATTGGTCACATAGGGTTGATCCAGCACCGTGGCAATACTGTCGATAAAGGCAAGCGCAATAATCTGATCAGCGGTTTGAAACGTGCGTCCTTCATCATCACGCGTCGCTTTGACTATAACCAGATCAGCCTCGGGAGCAACGCCGCAATACAATCCATAGCCCTGGCCGTCACTGCCATCGCCCGCAGCGATTCCGGCGACATGCGTACCGTGCCCGCCCCGATCTGTGAGACCGATATTCAGCT
This genomic window from candidate division KSB1 bacterium contains:
- a CDS encoding S8 family serine peptidase, with amino-acid sequence MKKILFILLVFTVTVFSSTTKLGPNLTRQLLSPEKPTLLSKVSPAAPERAIVTLKHKGNTPNNWPVKVVVRRGRIAVVEGTVSQLVELAGDPLVSYIEKPWPDYAKLNVSTVSVGANLVRSDMDITGKGVLVGIIDSGIDWKHHDFRKPNGMTRIKYVLDLSQPGSVYGAKLITEDDINAALNGQLNIGLTDRGGHGTHVAGIAAGDGSDGQGYGLYCGVAPEADLVIVKATRDDEGRTFQTADQIIALAFIDSIATVLDQPYVTNLSLGGHSGAHDATSPVEQVIDETVGKEVNGKVIVVSSGNEGDQSIHENVAWADWQDDKNTQFNVPEYTPEAGSQNDYVIFSGWYEDKDKIGVKVYTPNGYGIGPVLPGQVYDAESEDGYLYVWNGFYDTGDGSYEPGTNLLNGDREIYIQISDENADTPPAAGEWEIVFTGNAGDVDIWLSYSTMNAEFKDTLDYSMQISVPGTAKDAITVGSFISKRRWEDLDGHSLTWDVNDQYEIGQLAAYSSGGPTRDDRIKPEIVAPGQVIASSMSEFAPADEPQSIFYSGSDDLPNAWVAQDGIHGISGGTSMAAPHVTGAAALILQRYPDATATQVRSIMTRSALVDEHVGAIPDNNWGWGKLDALQAVQGTPKQESIAEEKYLSAFPNPFMNQAQIEFQLTAVEEQKTTINIYNALGQKVRTLYERDLPTGLYSRYWDGTNDANKPVASGVYFVVLKSGSIESVRKLCFLGHTKQ